The Serratia rhizosphaerae genome has a segment encoding these proteins:
- the ibpA gene encoding small heat shock chaperone IbpA — protein sequence MRNFDLSPLYRSAIGFDRLFNALETGQSQGNGYPPYNVELVDENHYRIAIAVAGFTEQELEITSHDNLLTVRGAHSGEAAEKTYLYQGIAERNFERKFQLAEHIHIKGAKLEHGLLYIDMQRIVPETLKPRRIEIK from the coding sequence ATGCGTAATTTCGATCTGTCCCCGCTCTACCGCTCCGCGATTGGTTTCGACCGTTTATTTAACGCGCTGGAAACCGGACAGAGCCAGGGAAATGGTTACCCTCCCTATAATGTTGAGCTGGTTGACGAGAATCATTATCGCATTGCCATTGCGGTTGCCGGCTTTACCGAGCAAGAACTGGAGATCACCTCGCACGATAACCTGCTGACGGTGCGCGGCGCGCACAGCGGCGAAGCGGCAGAAAAAACCTATCTGTATCAGGGTATTGCTGAAAGAAACTTCGAGCGTAAATTCCAGCTTGCCGAACATATCCACATTAAAGGCGCCAAACTGGAACACGGTTTGTTGTATATCGACATGCAACGTATTGTGCCGGAAACGTTAAAGCCACGCCGTATCGAAATTAAATAA
- a CDS encoding MFS transporter, which yields MEMTLTATPKTKRRYLTLLMIFVTVVICYVDRANLAVASAHIQQEFGISKAQMGYIFSAFAWTYTLCQIPGGWFLDRLGSKLTYFIAIMGWSIATLLQGFANGLSALIGLRAVTGLFEAPAFPTNNRIVTSWFPEQERASAVGFYTSGQFVGLAFLTPLLIWVQELLSWHWVFIITGGVGIVWALIWHFAYQSPRKSKGVNEAELAYIQAGGGMVDGDVPEEKKARVALTAADWKLVFHRKLLGVYIGQFAITSTLWFFLTWFPNYLTQEKHIAALTAGFMTTVPFLAAFFGVLLSGFVADRLLRSGKSIGFARKTPIICGLLLSTCIMGANYTDDPFWIMVLMALAFFGNGFASITWSLVSSLAPVRLIGLTGGLFNFVGGLGGITVPLVVGYLAQDYGFAPSLIYISAVALIGALSYLLLVGDVKRVG from the coding sequence ATGGAAATGACATTAACCGCAACACCAAAAACCAAGCGTCGCTACCTGACATTATTAATGATATTTGTCACCGTGGTGATTTGTTATGTCGATCGCGCCAATTTAGCGGTGGCGTCGGCGCATATTCAGCAGGAGTTTGGCATCAGCAAGGCGCAGATGGGCTATATCTTTTCTGCCTTTGCCTGGACGTACACGCTGTGCCAAATCCCCGGCGGCTGGTTCCTCGATCGCTTAGGTTCCAAACTGACCTACTTTATCGCCATTATGGGCTGGTCGATTGCGACATTGCTGCAGGGGTTCGCCAACGGGTTAAGCGCGTTGATCGGCTTACGGGCGGTCACCGGGCTGTTTGAAGCGCCGGCATTTCCGACGAACAACCGTATTGTGACCAGCTGGTTCCCGGAACAGGAACGTGCATCGGCCGTCGGTTTTTATACTTCCGGCCAGTTTGTCGGTCTGGCGTTTTTAACGCCGCTGTTGATTTGGGTGCAGGAGCTGCTGAGCTGGCACTGGGTGTTTATTATCACCGGAGGCGTCGGCATCGTCTGGGCGCTGATTTGGCACTTCGCGTATCAGTCGCCGCGGAAAAGCAAAGGCGTGAATGAAGCGGAGCTGGCGTATATCCAGGCCGGCGGCGGCATGGTGGACGGCGATGTTCCCGAAGAGAAAAAGGCGCGTGTCGCCCTGACAGCGGCGGACTGGAAGTTGGTGTTCCACCGCAAGCTGCTGGGGGTATACATCGGCCAGTTTGCCATTACCTCGACCCTGTGGTTTTTCCTCACCTGGTTCCCTAACTACCTGACGCAAGAAAAACACATTGCTGCGCTGACCGCCGGCTTTATGACCACCGTACCATTTTTGGCGGCATTTTTCGGCGTACTACTGTCAGGATTTGTCGCCGATCGCTTGCTGCGTAGCGGGAAATCGATAGGTTTTGCACGTAAAACGCCGATCATCTGTGGGCTGCTGCTCTCTACCTGCATCATGGGCGCGAACTACACCGACGATCCGTTCTGGATTATGGTGCTGATGGCGCTGGCGTTCTTTGGTAATGGTTTTGCCTCGATAACCTGGTCGCTGGTGTCATCGTTAGCGCCGGTGCGCCTGATTGGCCTGACCGGCGGTTTGTTTAACTTTGTTGGCGGATTAGGCGGAATTACCGTACCGCTGGTAGTCGGCTATCTGGCGCAGGACTACGGCTTCGCCCCGTCGCTGATTTATATTTCCGCCGTGGCGCTGATTGGCGCATTGTCCTATTTGTTGCTGGTGGGCGATGTGAAACGGGTGGGGTAA
- the dgoR gene encoding D-galactonate utilization transcriptional regulator DgoR has product MKQQIGKTDRIIIEIGRQIVGGKYVPGAALPSEAELCEEFATSRNIIREVLRALMAKRLVEMKRYRGAFVTLRNQWNYLDTDVLNWALEQDYDPRLIAAMSEVRNLVEPTIARWAAERATSSELAVIEAALNDMLAHHQQRELFNEADIRYHEAVLASVHNPVLQQLSVAISSLQRAVFERTYMPDEDNMPRTLREHQDLYDAIRHQDADAAERAALTMIASSTKRLKDML; this is encoded by the coding sequence ATGAAGCAGCAGATCGGTAAAACTGACCGCATCATTATTGAGATTGGCCGGCAGATCGTCGGCGGTAAGTATGTTCCTGGTGCAGCGCTGCCGTCAGAAGCGGAGCTGTGTGAAGAGTTTGCTACTTCGCGCAATATCATCCGCGAAGTGTTACGGGCGTTAATGGCCAAACGGCTGGTGGAGATGAAGCGATACCGCGGTGCCTTCGTCACCCTGCGTAATCAGTGGAACTACCTGGATACCGATGTCCTGAACTGGGCGCTGGAGCAGGATTATGATCCGCGCCTGATTGCGGCAATGAGCGAGGTACGCAACCTGGTGGAGCCGACCATCGCCCGCTGGGCGGCGGAGCGTGCCACGTCCAGCGAGTTGGCGGTGATAGAGGCGGCATTGAACGACATGCTCGCCCATCACCAGCAGCGCGAGTTGTTTAATGAGGCGGATATTCGCTACCACGAAGCGGTGTTGGCGTCGGTGCATAACCCGGTATTGCAACAGCTCAGTGTGGCGATAAGTTCACTGCAGCGCGCAGTGTTTGAGCGTACTTATATGCCGGATGAGGACAATATGCCGCGCACGCTGCGTGAGCATCAGGATCTGTATGACGCGATACGTCATCAGGATGCGGATGCGGCAGAGCGCGCTGCGCTGACGATGATCGCCAGTTCGACAAAAAGGTTAAAGGACATGCTATGA
- a CDS encoding DUF3748 domain-containing protein — protein sequence MSQRDTQLTFDQRGHQLTNINVWTPCSQWLAYDVRPSGASFTGLTIERVNVASGEVQVVYRAEHGAHVGVVTVSPDAPARYAFIHGPEHPDSHWHYDFHHRRGVIVSEPDRELAVTLDALDITAPYTPGALRGGSHVHVFSPDGSRLSFTYNDHVMHERDPALDLRNVGVALPLRGVNPPKQHPREYDGSHFCVLVSRTTPQPRPGSDEINRAYEEGWVGNHGYLKPDGSRQRWALAFIGDTLAENGEKLPEVFIVDLPENDADYAKAGDEPLQGSETRLPAPPRGVRQRRLTFTGARRNPGVATAPRHWLRSAPDGSQIAFLMKDDNGVAQLWTVSPNGGAPRQVTQGKHAVQSAFSWHPQGGHIALVCDNSVMLCNMATGALRRLTPRSEQPPSGDAVVFSPDGKRVAFMRDVAGFSQIFIVEV from the coding sequence ATGAGTCAACGGGACACACAGCTTACGTTCGATCAACGGGGCCATCAGTTAACCAATATCAACGTCTGGACGCCGTGCAGCCAGTGGCTGGCGTATGACGTGCGCCCGAGTGGCGCATCGTTCACCGGGCTGACCATCGAGCGGGTCAACGTGGCTAGCGGCGAGGTGCAGGTGGTGTACCGCGCCGAACACGGCGCGCACGTCGGCGTGGTGACCGTCAGCCCGGACGCGCCGGCGCGCTATGCGTTTATCCACGGGCCGGAGCACCCGGACAGCCACTGGCATTATGATTTTCATCACCGTCGCGGCGTGATAGTCAGCGAGCCGGACCGCGAACTGGCGGTGACGCTCGACGCGTTGGATATCACCGCCCCCTACACGCCGGGCGCGCTGCGCGGCGGCAGCCATGTTCATGTGTTCAGCCCCGACGGCAGCCGGCTCAGTTTTACCTATAACGATCACGTGATGCATGAGCGCGATCCGGCGCTGGACCTGCGCAACGTCGGCGTCGCGCTGCCGCTGCGCGGCGTTAATCCGCCGAAGCAGCATCCGCGCGAATATGACGGCAGCCACTTCTGCGTGCTGGTCAGCCGCACCACGCCGCAGCCGCGTCCGGGAAGCGATGAGATTAACCGGGCGTATGAAGAGGGCTGGGTCGGTAATCACGGCTACCTAAAGCCGGACGGCAGCCGGCAGCGCTGGGCGCTGGCGTTTATCGGCGACACGCTGGCGGAAAACGGTGAGAAACTGCCGGAGGTGTTTATCGTCGATCTGCCGGAAAACGACGCCGACTATGCAAAGGCCGGCGATGAGCCGCTGCAGGGCAGCGAAACTCGCCTGCCGGCGCCGCCGCGCGGCGTGCGACAGCGGCGGCTGACCTTTACCGGCGCACGACGCAACCCCGGCGTGGCGACAGCGCCGCGCCACTGGCTGCGCAGCGCGCCGGACGGCAGTCAGATCGCTTTTTTGATGAAAGATGATAACGGCGTGGCGCAGCTGTGGACGGTTTCCCCCAACGGCGGTGCGCCGCGGCAGGTGACGCAGGGCAAACATGCGGTGCAGTCGGCGTTTAGCTGGCACCCGCAGGGCGGGCATATTGCGCTGGTCTGTGATAACAGCGTGATGTTGTGCAATATGGCGACCGGCGCGCTGCGTCGCCTGACGCCGCGTAGCGAGCAGCCGCCCAGCGGCGATGCGGTGGTGTTTTCCCCCGATGGCAAACGGGTGGCGTTTATGCGGGACGTGGCGGGCTTTAGCCAGATATTTATCGTCGAGGTCTAG
- a CDS encoding 2-dehydro-3-deoxy-6-phosphogalactonate aldolase: protein MSWNTKLPLIAILRGITRPEAGEHIEALLAAGFDAIEIPLNSPEWEESIGDAAQRFGDRALIGAGTVLQTQQVERLAALGSRLVVTPNTQPAVISRAVALGMTVCAGCATATEAFNALDAGAQALKIFPSTSFGPSYIKALKAVLPPQVPVFAVGGITPENVHQYLAAGCVGAGLGSDLYRAGQSPERTAQRAAAFVQAYKEATS from the coding sequence ATGAGTTGGAATACTAAATTGCCGTTGATCGCTATTCTGCGCGGCATCACGCGGCCGGAGGCAGGTGAACATATAGAGGCGCTGCTGGCAGCGGGTTTTGATGCGATAGAAATCCCGCTGAACTCGCCGGAGTGGGAGGAGAGCATCGGTGATGCGGCGCAGCGTTTTGGCGATCGCGCGTTGATTGGCGCCGGCACGGTATTGCAGACGCAGCAGGTAGAACGCCTGGCGGCACTGGGCAGCCGGCTGGTGGTGACGCCCAATACGCAGCCGGCGGTTATCAGCCGTGCGGTTGCGCTGGGCATGACGGTGTGCGCCGGCTGTGCGACGGCGACCGAAGCATTCAACGCGCTGGATGCCGGTGCGCAAGCGTTGAAAATTTTCCCGTCCACGTCGTTCGGCCCGTCTTATATCAAAGCGCTGAAGGCCGTATTGCCGCCGCAGGTGCCGGTCTTCGCCGTTGGTGGCATCACGCCGGAAAATGTGCACCAGTATTTGGCCGCAGGTTGCGTTGGCGCAGGATTAGGCAGCGATTTATATCGCGCCGGTCAGTCGCCGGAACGTACCGCGCAGCGGGCCGCTGCTTTTGTCCAAGCCTATAAGGAAGCCACATCATGA
- a CDS encoding 2-dehydro-3-deoxygalactonokinase, translated as MSDSFIAIDWGSTNLRAWRYERGVCVDSVQSEAGVTRLGERLPQQVFGELMARWAEPLPVVMAGMIGSNAGWIQAPYLSCPTRLTGIAAQLTTIEQAAPYHAWIIPGICVANEDNCNVMRGEETQLVGAYAARPSPLYVMPGTHSKWVRMDGDALVDFRTVMTGELHHLLLAHSLVGAGLGEQLSDERAFERGLAIGLSERHIVRRLFETRAAHLLGKLEKSAVSDWLSGLLIGNEVAQMQQEFALPAQDALTVIGNPKLTARYARALSMADMAHSVLDGDDVFQLGIRSIVNELEY; from the coding sequence ATGAGTGACAGCTTTATCGCGATTGACTGGGGTTCCACCAACTTGCGCGCCTGGCGTTATGAACGGGGCGTATGCGTCGACAGCGTGCAGTCCGAAGCCGGAGTCACCCGCCTCGGCGAGCGTTTGCCGCAGCAGGTATTTGGCGAGCTGATGGCCCGTTGGGCGGAGCCGCTGCCGGTGGTGATGGCGGGGATGATTGGCAGCAATGCCGGCTGGATTCAGGCGCCGTATTTGTCTTGTCCGACCCGCCTGACCGGCATCGCCGCCCAGTTGACCACGATAGAGCAAGCCGCGCCGTATCACGCCTGGATTATCCCGGGAATATGCGTTGCTAACGAAGATAACTGTAATGTGATGCGCGGCGAGGAAACACAGCTGGTCGGAGCCTATGCCGCGCGGCCGTCGCCGCTGTACGTCATGCCGGGTACTCACAGCAAATGGGTGCGGATGGACGGGGATGCGCTGGTGGATTTTCGCACCGTGATGACCGGCGAACTGCACCATTTACTGCTGGCTCATTCACTGGTTGGCGCCGGCCTGGGCGAACAGCTGAGTGATGAACGGGCGTTTGAACGCGGGTTGGCGATAGGGCTGAGCGAACGGCATATCGTCCGTCGGCTGTTTGAAACCCGCGCTGCCCATTTGCTTGGCAAGTTGGAAAAGAGCGCGGTCAGCGACTGGCTGTCCGGCCTGCTGATCGGCAATGAAGTGGCGCAGATGCAGCAGGAATTTGCGTTACCGGCGCAGGATGCGTTAACGGTAATCGGCAACCCAAAACTGACGGCGCGTTATGCCCGGGCGCTGAGCATGGCTGACATGGCTCACAGCGTATTGGATGGCGATGACGTTTTTCAATTAGGCATCAGGAGTATAGTCAATGAGTTGGAATACTAA
- the ibpB gene encoding small heat shock chaperone IbpB → MRNYDLSPLLRQWIGFDKLASSMGGQEPQGFPPYNIEKSDDNHYRISLALAGFRQSELDIEVEGPRLTVRGKPTPAEKPVEYLHQGLVCKEFSLSFTLAEHLHVAEAQFENGLLHIDLVRQVPEALQPQRIAIGSTPGLEEK, encoded by the coding sequence ATGCGTAACTACGACTTATCCCCGCTGCTTCGCCAATGGATCGGTTTTGATAAATTAGCCAGTTCAATGGGTGGACAGGAACCTCAGGGATTCCCTCCCTACAATATTGAAAAAAGTGATGATAACCATTATCGCATTTCCCTGGCGCTGGCCGGATTCAGGCAAAGCGAGCTGGATATCGAGGTGGAAGGCCCGCGCCTGACGGTGCGCGGTAAACCGACGCCGGCGGAGAAACCGGTGGAGTACCTGCATCAGGGGCTGGTCTGCAAAGAGTTCAGCCTGAGCTTTACGCTGGCTGAACATCTGCACGTGGCCGAGGCCCAGTTTGAGAACGGCCTGCTGCACATCGATTTGGTGCGGCAGGTGCCGGAAGCGTTGCAGCCGCAGCGCATCGCCATCGGCAGTACGCCGGGGCTGGAAGAAAAATAA
- the dgoD gene encoding galactonate dehydratase produces the protein MKITKLTTYRLPPRWMFLKVETDEGIIGWGEPVIEGRARSVEAAVHELSEYVVGQDPARINDIWQTLYRGGFYRGGPVLMSAIAGIDQALWDIKGKALGVPVYQLLGGLVRDKIKAYSWVGGDRPAEVIAGIEKLTQIGFDTFKLNGCEEMGIIDSSRKIDAAVAVVAQIREAFGNKIEFGLDFHGRVAAPMAKVLIKELEPYRPLFIEEPVLAEQAEYYPRLAAQTHIPIAAGERMYSRFDFKRVLADGGLAIVQPDLSHAGGITECFKIAAMAESYDVSLAPHCPLGPIALASCLHVDFVARNAVFQEQSMGIHYNQGAELLDYVLNKDDFAMDDGHFYPPCKPGLGVEVNEELVVERSKQAADWRNPIWRHADGAVAEW, from the coding sequence ATGAAAATCACCAAACTGACCACCTATCGGCTGCCACCGCGCTGGATGTTCCTGAAAGTAGAAACCGATGAAGGCATTATCGGCTGGGGCGAGCCGGTAATTGAAGGACGGGCGCGCAGCGTTGAAGCCGCAGTGCATGAGCTGTCCGAATACGTGGTTGGGCAGGATCCGGCACGCATCAATGATATTTGGCAAACGCTGTATCGCGGGGGTTTTTATCGCGGCGGGCCGGTGCTGATGAGCGCGATCGCCGGCATCGACCAGGCATTGTGGGATATCAAAGGCAAAGCGCTGGGGGTGCCGGTGTACCAGCTTTTAGGGGGGTTGGTGCGCGATAAAATCAAAGCGTATAGCTGGGTCGGTGGCGATCGGCCGGCAGAGGTGATCGCCGGCATAGAAAAACTGACGCAGATTGGCTTCGACACTTTCAAGCTGAACGGCTGCGAAGAGATGGGCATCATTGATAGCTCGCGCAAAATCGATGCCGCGGTGGCGGTGGTGGCGCAGATTCGCGAAGCGTTTGGCAACAAGATTGAGTTTGGCCTCGATTTTCACGGCCGTGTCGCTGCGCCTATGGCGAAGGTCTTAATTAAAGAGCTGGAGCCTTACCGTCCGCTGTTTATTGAAGAGCCGGTATTGGCGGAGCAGGCCGAATATTACCCGCGTCTGGCGGCGCAAACCCATATTCCTATCGCCGCGGGGGAGCGTATGTATTCACGCTTTGATTTTAAACGCGTTCTGGCTGATGGCGGCCTAGCGATCGTGCAGCCGGATCTTTCACACGCGGGCGGCATCACCGAATGTTTTAAGATTGCGGCGATGGCGGAATCTTACGACGTATCGTTAGCGCCGCACTGTCCTCTGGGGCCGATCGCGCTGGCTTCTTGCCTGCACGTTGACTTTGTGGCGCGCAACGCGGTGTTCCAGGAACAGAGTATGGGGATTCACTATAACCAGGGGGCGGAACTGTTGGATTACGTGCTTAACAAAGATGATTTCGCCATGGACGACGGCCATTTCTATCCGCCGTGTAAACCAGGGTTAGGGGTTGAGGTTAACGAAGAGCTGGTGGTTGAACGTAGCAAACAGGCTGCCGACTGGCGCAATCCGATCTGGCGCCATGCCGATGGTGCCGTTGCTGAATGGTAA
- a CDS encoding YceK/YidQ family lipoprotein, with protein MMMKRLMATSCLLLATSGCSSVMSHSGPDMGYYPGTRASMNMLKDNETGWAMKPLVALDLPFSAVMDTVLLPYDYLRADSDKTADSPRERILRSEQQNLASTGNPGQGPVAH; from the coding sequence ATGATGATGAAAAGATTGATGGCGACCAGTTGCCTGCTGTTGGCGACCAGCGGTTGCTCCAGCGTAATGAGCCACAGCGGCCCCGATATGGGCTACTATCCCGGCACGCGCGCCAGTATGAACATGTTGAAAGACAATGAGACCGGCTGGGCAATGAAGCCGCTGGTGGCGCTGGATCTGCCGTTCTCTGCGGTGATGGATACCGTGTTGCTGCCTTACGACTACCTGCGTGCCGACAGCGACAAAACCGCCGACTCGCCAAGAGAGCGTATTCTGCGCAGCGAGCAGCAGAATCTGGCCTCTACCGGCAACCCGGGACAAGGCCCCGTCGCACACTGA
- a CDS encoding MFS transporter has product MNNDLYSSTINKMNVRIIPFIMVLYLIAYIDRSNISVAALQMNADLAMTAEMYGIAAGIFYISYIIFEVPSNVILTRVGAKLWIARIMVTWGVIAAGMSLVQTPMQLYIMRFLLGVAEAGFTPGIIYYLSCWYPRSERARAMSLFYIGAALASVIGLPLSGSILNLHGFFGIEGWRWLFLLEGIPAFMLGIVVYFYLDDAPEKARWLTTAQRSWLSEQLASENAQTAIGHHHDWRTALKTRRVWALSLLWLLQAFGTIGITLFLPLIVKGVAAQQSNFMVSVLSAVPFLFACIFMYVNGRHSDLTKERAWHLGLPLMVAGALLLLAIYSQNLLLAYVLLVLTVGLNWAITPIFWAVTTETVVGAAGAASIALINAVANIAGLIFPPVMGRIKDMTDSYNSALIIVALTLIIGGAIGLKIGRKNMSSVAKKETSISSRY; this is encoded by the coding sequence ATGAATAACGATCTGTACTCCTCAACCATCAATAAAATGAATGTCAGGATTATTCCTTTTATTATGGTTCTGTATTTAATTGCTTATATCGATCGATCTAATATTTCGGTGGCGGCGTTACAGATGAATGCCGATTTGGCCATGACGGCCGAAATGTACGGTATTGCCGCCGGTATATTTTATATTTCCTATATTATATTTGAAGTTCCGAGCAATGTTATCCTGACCCGTGTTGGCGCAAAACTATGGATTGCGCGGATTATGGTCACCTGGGGCGTTATCGCGGCCGGCATGAGCCTGGTGCAAACGCCGATGCAGCTGTACATCATGCGTTTCCTGCTGGGCGTCGCCGAAGCCGGCTTTACTCCCGGCATTATTTATTATCTCTCCTGTTGGTATCCGCGCAGCGAGCGTGCACGCGCTATGTCCCTGTTTTATATCGGCGCGGCGCTGGCTTCGGTGATCGGTTTGCCCCTTTCCGGCTCTATTCTCAATCTGCACGGTTTTTTCGGTATTGAAGGCTGGCGTTGGTTATTCCTGTTGGAAGGCATCCCGGCGTTTATGTTGGGGATCGTGGTGTATTTCTATCTGGATGATGCGCCGGAAAAAGCGCGTTGGCTAACTACGGCACAGCGTAGCTGGCTGAGTGAGCAACTGGCCAGTGAAAATGCGCAGACGGCGATCGGTCATCATCATGACTGGCGCACAGCGTTGAAAACCCGGCGCGTCTGGGCGCTGAGCCTGTTATGGCTGCTGCAGGCGTTCGGCACCATTGGCATCACCCTGTTTCTCCCGCTGATCGTGAAAGGCGTGGCGGCGCAGCAGAGCAATTTTATGGTCAGTGTGCTGTCCGCCGTCCCGTTTCTGTTCGCCTGTATTTTTATGTATGTGAATGGCCGCCATTCCGATCTGACCAAGGAGCGCGCCTGGCATCTCGGTTTGCCACTGATGGTCGCCGGTGCGCTGCTGTTGCTGGCGATCTACAGCCAGAATCTGCTGCTGGCGTACGTGTTGCTGGTATTGACCGTTGGCCTTAACTGGGCCATTACGCCTATTTTCTGGGCGGTGACCACCGAAACCGTCGTGGGTGCTGCCGGCGCCGCCTCTATTGCGTTGATTAATGCCGTAGCGAATATTGCCGGCCTGATTTTCCCGCCGGTGATGGGAAGAATAAAGGATATGACCGATAGCTATAATAGCGCTCTGATTATTGTCGCTCTGACATTAATTATTGGTGGTGCCATCGGTTTGAAAATTGGCCGGAAAAACATGTCATCCGTTGCTAAAAAAGAAACCAGTATTTCCTCTCGTTACTAG
- a CDS encoding helix-turn-helix transcriptional regulator, whose protein sequence is MLNRYHAIADAIALLFTPYAEVAIHDLASQKLVYIANNRSQRELGEDSNLNDLQDNLDLQVLGPYQKRNWDGGQMRSISAVLRDDNQRPIGLMCINLDITVLSSAKAALETFLSGSTLQPQPAVLFQDDWQERINTFIHQWLQQHQQTLSTLGGPARRALVEALYHQGAFRGKNAAGYVAKILGIGRATVYNYLKNIKESV, encoded by the coding sequence ATGTTGAACCGCTATCACGCCATCGCCGATGCCATCGCGCTGCTGTTTACCCCCTATGCCGAAGTAGCGATCCACGATCTGGCCAGTCAGAAGCTGGTGTATATCGCCAATAACCGTTCGCAGCGTGAACTGGGCGAAGATTCCAACCTGAACGACCTGCAGGACAACCTGGATCTGCAGGTGCTCGGCCCCTATCAGAAGCGCAACTGGGACGGCGGCCAAATGCGCTCTATCAGCGCAGTGCTGCGTGACGACAACCAGCGCCCGATCGGCCTGATGTGCATCAATCTGGATATTACGGTGCTCAGCAGCGCCAAAGCGGCGCTGGAGACTTTCCTGTCCGGCAGCACGCTCCAGCCACAGCCCGCCGTGCTGTTCCAGGACGACTGGCAGGAACGCATCAATACCTTTATTCACCAGTGGCTGCAGCAGCATCAGCAAACGCTGTCGACGCTGGGCGGCCCCGCCAGACGGGCGCTGGTGGAAGCGCTGTATCACCAGGGCGCCTTCCGGGGAAAAAATGCCGCCGGCTATGTCGCGAAAATCCTCGGTATCGGCCGCGCCACGGTTTACAACTACCTGAAAAATATTAAGGAGTCGGTATGA
- a CDS encoding valine--pyruvate transaminase, producing the protein MTFSLFGDKFTRYSGITRLMDDLNQGLRTPGAIMLGGGNPAQIPEMEHYFKQLCQEMLDQGKLTEALCNYDGPQGKNTLLKALATLLSEELGWQIEPQNIALTNGSQSAFFYLFNLFAGRCADGNRRRVLFPLAPEYIGYADAGLDEGLFVSAKPNIELLPEGQFKYHVDFDNLTIGDDIGMICVSRPTNPTGNVITDDELIQLDALAQQHDVPLVIDNAYGVPFPGIIFSDATPLWNPNIILCMSLSKLGLPGSRCGIVIADEKTITALTNMNGIISLSPGSIGPAIAAEMIERGDLLRLSNNVIKPFYQQRVTQTIATIRRYLPEERCLIHKPEGAIFLWLWFKDLPISTELLYQRLKQRGVLMVPGHYFFPGLEHEWPHTHQCMRMNYVPEPDKIERGIAILAEEVERAHREAQ; encoded by the coding sequence ATGACTTTTTCACTTTTCGGCGACAAATTTACCCGTTACTCGGGCATCACCCGCTTAATGGACGACCTGAACCAAGGCCTGCGCACCCCGGGCGCCATCATGCTCGGCGGCGGTAATCCGGCGCAAATCCCAGAGATGGAGCACTACTTCAAACAGCTGTGTCAGGAGATGCTCGACCAGGGCAAACTGACCGAAGCGCTGTGCAACTATGACGGCCCGCAAGGGAAGAATACGCTGCTTAAAGCGCTGGCTACCCTGCTGAGTGAAGAGCTGGGCTGGCAGATCGAACCACAGAACATTGCACTGACAAACGGCAGTCAGAGCGCGTTTTTCTACTTATTCAATCTGTTCGCCGGCCGCTGCGCCGACGGCAACCGGCGTCGCGTGCTGTTTCCGCTGGCGCCGGAGTATATCGGCTACGCCGACGCCGGCCTGGACGAAGGGCTGTTTGTCTCCGCCAAGCCGAATATCGAGCTGCTGCCGGAAGGCCAGTTCAAGTATCACGTCGATTTCGACAACCTGACTATCGGCGACGATATCGGCATGATCTGCGTGTCGCGCCCCACCAACCCGACCGGTAACGTCATCACCGATGACGAGCTGATCCAGCTTGACGCGCTGGCGCAGCAGCACGATGTTCCGCTGGTGATCGATAACGCCTACGGCGTGCCGTTCCCGGGCATTATCTTCAGCGACGCCACGCCGCTGTGGAACCCGAACATCATCCTGTGCATGAGCCTGTCTAAACTGGGCCTGCCGGGGTCGCGCTGCGGCATCGTGATCGCCGATGAGAAAACCATCACCGCGCTGACCAATATGAACGGCATTATCAGCCTGTCACCGGGCAGCATCGGCCCGGCAATCGCGGCGGAAATGATTGAACGCGGCGACCTGCTGCGCCTGTCGAATAACGTGATTAAGCCGTTCTACCAGCAGAGGGTGACGCAGACCATCGCCACCATCCGCCGTTATCTGCCGGAAGAACGCTGCCTGATCCATAAACCGGAAGGCGCGATTTTCCTCTGGCTGTGGTTTAAAGATCTGCCGATCAGCACCGAGCTGCTGTACCAGCGCCTGAAGCAGCGCGGCGTACTGATGGTGCCGGGGCACTACTTCTTCCCGGGGCTGGAGCACGAGTGGCCGCATACCCATCAGTGCATGCGCATGAACTACGTGCCGGAGCCGGATAAAATCGAACGCGGCATCGCCATTCTGGCGGAGGAAGTGGAGCGGGCGCACCGCGAAGCGCAGTAA